One window of Serinus canaria isolate serCan28SL12 chromosome 3, serCan2020, whole genome shotgun sequence genomic DNA carries:
- the SH3YL1 gene encoding SH3 domain-containing YSC84-like protein 1 isoform X3 encodes MNNPIPSNLKSEAKKAAKILREFTEITSRNGPDKIIPPHVIAKAKGLAVLSVIKAGFLVTARGGSGIVLARLPNGTWSAPSAIGIAGLGGGFEIGIEVSDLVIILNHERAVEAFAKGGNLTLGGNLTVAIGPLGRNLEGDVALRSSAAVYTYCKSRGLFAGVSLEGTCLIERKETNRKFYGQDIRASAILLGDVPFPAQADDLYQTLASFTEVYENEEQKNNPGKSVREQRRVNDRPARPSTRPEPPKPTVRPTPPAKKNTNKLYPELPNDYAFGGANRGVS; translated from the exons A TGAACAACCCTATACCTTCCAACCTGAAGTCAGAAGCTAAAAAGGCAGCTAAAATACTACGAGAATTTACAGAAATAACTTCCCGAAATGGACCAGATAAAATCATACCAC CTCACGTGATAGCTAAAGCCAAAGGCCTTGCAGTTTTGTCTGTTATCAAAGCTGGATTTTTGGTGACTGCTCGAGGTGGAAGTGGAATTGTATTAGCTCGTCTTCCCAATGGAA CCTGGTCTGCTCCCTCTGCAATAGGAATTGCTGGTCTTGGTGGTGGATTTGAAATTGGAATTGAG GTCTCAGACTTAGTGATAATACTGAATCATGAAAGAGCAGTAGAAGCTTTTGCCAAAGGAGGAAATCTTACCCTTGGAGGAAATCTTACTGTGGCAATTGGACCTCTGGGGAG AAACTTAGAAGGGGATGTTGCCCTgagaagctctgctgctgtctaTACATACTGCAAATCTCGAGGGCTATTTGCAGGCGTATCTCTGGAAGGAACCTGTTTAattgaaaggaaagaaacaaatcGCAA gTTTTATGGGCAGGACATTCGTGCTAGTGCCATCCTGCTTGGTGACgtgcctttccctgctcaagcagaTGATCTTTATCAAACTCTAGCATCCTTCACTGAAGTGTATGAaaatgaagagcaaaaaaataatccaggaaAATCTGTAAGGGAACAAAGAAGG GTAAATGACCGACCTGCTAGACCATCAACCAGACCTGAGCCACCTAAACCCACTGTTAGACCTACACCACCAG ctaaaaagaacacaaacaaaCTTTATCCTGAACTTCCCAATGATTATGCATTTGGGG GGGCCAACAGAGGAGTATCTTAA
- the SH3YL1 gene encoding SH3 domain-containing YSC84-like protein 1 isoform X4, protein MNNPIPSNLKSEAKKAAKILREFTEITSRNGPDKIIPPHVIAKAKGLAVLSVIKAGFLVTARGGSGIVLARLPNGTWSAPSAIGIAGLGGGFEIGIEVSDLVIILNHERAVEAFAKGGNLTLGGNLTVAIGPLGRNLEGDVALRSSAAVYTYCKSRGLFAGVSLEGTCLIERKETNRKFYGQDIRASAILLGDVPFPAQADDLYQTLASFTEVYENEEQKNNPGKSVNDRPARPSTRPEPPKPTVRPTPPAKKNTNKLYPELPNDYAFGGANRGVS, encoded by the exons A TGAACAACCCTATACCTTCCAACCTGAAGTCAGAAGCTAAAAAGGCAGCTAAAATACTACGAGAATTTACAGAAATAACTTCCCGAAATGGACCAGATAAAATCATACCAC CTCACGTGATAGCTAAAGCCAAAGGCCTTGCAGTTTTGTCTGTTATCAAAGCTGGATTTTTGGTGACTGCTCGAGGTGGAAGTGGAATTGTATTAGCTCGTCTTCCCAATGGAA CCTGGTCTGCTCCCTCTGCAATAGGAATTGCTGGTCTTGGTGGTGGATTTGAAATTGGAATTGAG GTCTCAGACTTAGTGATAATACTGAATCATGAAAGAGCAGTAGAAGCTTTTGCCAAAGGAGGAAATCTTACCCTTGGAGGAAATCTTACTGTGGCAATTGGACCTCTGGGGAG AAACTTAGAAGGGGATGTTGCCCTgagaagctctgctgctgtctaTACATACTGCAAATCTCGAGGGCTATTTGCAGGCGTATCTCTGGAAGGAACCTGTTTAattgaaaggaaagaaacaaatcGCAA gTTTTATGGGCAGGACATTCGTGCTAGTGCCATCCTGCTTGGTGACgtgcctttccctgctcaagcagaTGATCTTTATCAAACTCTAGCATCCTTCACTGAAGTGTATGAaaatgaagagcaaaaaaataatccaggaaAATCT GTAAATGACCGACCTGCTAGACCATCAACCAGACCTGAGCCACCTAAACCCACTGTTAGACCTACACCACCAG ctaaaaagaacacaaacaaaCTTTATCCTGAACTTCCCAATGATTATGCATTTGGGG GGGCCAACAGAGGAGTATCTTAA